From the genome of Sporolituus thermophilus DSM 23256, one region includes:
- the sepF gene encoding cell division protein SepF, producing MAQGLIERLTNFLMPIEEVPQNEPTSAVERRAHLRLHKPANLKIIAATPQTFDDIRFYADYLQANYAVIINMEKVDAKIRQRITDFLNGVSYVTGSTAERVSDEIILYVPPFVEVGKELYAYTIPTYVKRPFEGKQ from the coding sequence ATGGCTCAGGGATTAATCGAAAGATTGACCAATTTTCTAATGCCGATAGAGGAAGTTCCGCAGAATGAGCCGACTTCGGCGGTTGAGCGGCGGGCTCATCTGCGCCTGCATAAGCCGGCTAACCTGAAGATTATCGCCGCTACACCCCAGACGTTTGACGATATCCGGTTTTATGCTGATTATTTGCAAGCCAACTATGCCGTAATTATTAATATGGAGAAGGTAGACGCCAAGATCCGTCAGCGTATTACCGATTTTTTGAACGGGGTATCCTATGTCACCGGCAGCACCGCCGAGCGGGTGTCAGACGAGATAATCCTCTATGTACCGCCTTTCGTCGAAGTAGGTAAAGAACTATACGCTTATACCATTCCCACCTATGTTAAACGGCCTTTTGAAGGAAAACAGTAG
- a CDS encoding adenosylcobalamin-dependent ribonucleoside-diphosphate reductase — translation MLSGEAMTVLNARYLREGETPEKMFWRVAEYVAEAEAFHGGDKQAACQEYYDIMAGLEFLPNSPTLMNAGRKQAQMAACFVLPVDDSLGDIFDTLKHAALIHQSGGGTGFSFSRIRPKGDRISGTNGLASGPVSFLHVYDAATEVVRQGAVRRGANMAVLRVDHPDIEEFITVKRDRTVLNNFNLSVGITDAFMAAVAQDRSFALVHPRTGRTVRQVPARRLFDLMAAMAWENGEPGLFFLDTVNRANPTPHLGIFEAPNPCSEQPLLAYESCVLGSVNLAKMVAADGQGLDYDRLSGVVRRAVRFLDNVIDRNWYPLPAVAEATLRTRKIGLGIMGLADLFIMLDIPYGSKQAVLLTADIMRFITAEARRESARLAAKRGPFPAYPGSIYEHSIGPVRNATVTTIAPTGTISIIANCSSGIEPLFALAFSRHVLGGQVLASINPTVLAYLDKRGLLTADVEEAIKRQGSVRNTGLAYHVKQVLATAHEIRPVWHVAHLAAAQRYTDNAVSKTVNLPHKVTPQDVARIFSLAYRSGCKGVTVYRDGSRNQQVLVQGVAANCPLCQE, via the coding sequence ATGCTGTCAGGTGAGGCGATGACAGTTCTGAATGCCCGCTATTTGCGGGAAGGAGAAACGCCGGAAAAAATGTTTTGGCGGGTGGCCGAGTATGTGGCCGAAGCGGAAGCCTTTCATGGCGGGGATAAACAGGCGGCTTGCCAGGAATATTACGACATAATGGCAGGACTTGAGTTTTTGCCTAATTCGCCGACGCTTATGAACGCCGGGCGCAAGCAGGCGCAGATGGCCGCTTGTTTTGTCCTGCCGGTGGATGATTCGCTGGGCGACATCTTTGATACCCTAAAGCATGCCGCATTGATCCATCAGAGCGGCGGCGGCACCGGTTTTTCGTTTTCTCGTATCCGTCCCAAGGGCGACCGTATTTCCGGCACAAATGGCCTGGCTAGCGGTCCGGTCTCATTTCTGCATGTCTATGATGCCGCTACTGAGGTAGTGCGGCAGGGCGCCGTGCGGCGAGGGGCCAATATGGCGGTGCTGCGGGTCGACCATCCTGATATTGAGGAATTCATTACCGTCAAACGGGACCGTACCGTATTAAATAATTTTAACCTTTCGGTGGGAATTACGGATGCATTTATGGCGGCGGTAGCGCAGGACCGTTCCTTTGCGCTCGTACATCCCCGCACCGGCCGTACCGTCCGTCAAGTCCCGGCGCGCCGCCTATTTGATCTTATGGCGGCAATGGCCTGGGAAAATGGCGAGCCGGGCCTGTTTTTCCTGGATACCGTTAACCGGGCTAACCCAACACCGCATTTAGGCATTTTTGAGGCGCCCAACCCTTGCTCCGAGCAGCCTCTGCTGGCCTATGAGTCTTGTGTTTTGGGGTCGGTTAACCTTGCCAAAATGGTGGCTGCCGATGGGCAGGGCCTTGATTACGACCGCTTGAGCGGGGTCGTTCGCCGGGCAGTCCGGTTTCTGGATAATGTTATTGACCGGAATTGGTATCCTTTGCCGGCTGTGGCGGAAGCGACGCTGCGCACCCGGAAAATTGGCTTGGGCATCATGGGATTGGCCGACCTCTTCATTATGCTTGACATTCCTTACGGCAGTAAACAAGCGGTACTGCTGACGGCGGACATTATGCGTTTTATTACCGCCGAAGCCCGCCGCGAGTCAGCAAGACTGGCGGCAAAACGAGGGCCTTTTCCCGCTTACCCTGGCAGTATTTATGAGCACAGCATCGGGCCTGTCCGCAATGCCACTGTTACTACTATCGCCCCGACAGGGACAATCAGCATTATCGCCAACTGTTCGAGCGGCATTGAGCCCTTGTTTGCCCTTGCCTTTTCCCGGCATGTGCTCGGCGGGCAAGTGCTGGCGAGCATTAACCCTACCGTGCTCGCCTACCTGGATAAGCGCGGCCTATTGACAGCAGACGTTGAAGAAGCAATCAAGCGTCAGGGAAGCGTAAGGAATACCGGACTTGCTTATCATGTCAAACAAGTACTTGCCACCGCCCATGAAATCCGTCCCGTATGGCATGTGGCCCATTTGGCCGCCGCCCAGCGGTATACTGATAATGCCGTGTCCAAAACGGTCAACCTGCCGCATAAGGTCACACCGCAGGATGTGGCGCGCATTTTTTCCCTGGCATACCGCAGCGGCTGCAAAGGCGTCACCGTATACCGGGATGGCAGCCGTAACCAGCAGGTGCTAGTGCAAGGAGTTGCGGCCAATTGCCCCCTTTGTCAGGAGTGA
- the typA gene encoding translational GTPase TypA, whose protein sequence is MQRTDLRNIAIIAHVDHGKTTLVDAMLKQSGIFRANEQVAERVLDSNELERERGITILSKNTAITYKGIKINIVDTPGHADFGGEVERVLNMVDGVLLLVDAFEGPMPQTKYVLRKALAQQLKPIVVINKIDRPDRRIDDVLDEVLELFIELEANDEQLDFPVVYASARAGVAKLNMEDEGANLEPLFDLLVKTIPAPTGDIDGPLQIMVTTLDYDDYVGRIAIGRVMRGRVASGQTVSLINGDTEKKAKIGRLYVYEGLKRLEVKEAALGDIVAITGLEGVNIGDTIADPECPEALPSISIDEPTLAMMFSVNTSPFAGKEGQFVTSRHLRDRLFREAETNVSLRVAETDSPDTFEVAGRGELHLSILIETMRREGYEFQVGKPKVIYKTINGQLCEPMEFLTIDVPQEYMGPVMEALGTRRAELVNMVELAGYLRMEFVIPARGLIGFRSELLTNTKGHGIMHHVFHGYAPYKGDIPGRTRGALVAFEDGETTAYGIYSLQDRGVMFVVPGQAVYQGMIVGENAREMDMDVNPCKKKHVTNMRSSSADEAIRLTPPRILSLEQALEYINDDELVEVTPQNIRLRKVILDRHERAKARKNSGLGA, encoded by the coding sequence ATGCAGCGCACAGACTTACGCAATATTGCCATCATCGCCCATGTCGACCATGGTAAGACGACGCTGGTAGACGCCATGCTAAAACAAAGCGGCATCTTTCGGGCAAACGAACAAGTAGCCGAACGTGTTCTCGACTCAAATGAACTGGAACGGGAACGGGGTATTACCATTCTTTCGAAAAACACGGCTATTACATATAAAGGCATAAAAATTAATATTGTCGATACGCCTGGTCATGCCGATTTCGGGGGAGAGGTCGAGCGCGTCCTTAACATGGTGGACGGCGTTCTGCTGCTGGTTGATGCTTTCGAAGGCCCCATGCCCCAGACGAAATATGTACTGCGTAAAGCGTTGGCGCAACAACTTAAACCTATTGTCGTCATCAACAAAATTGACCGGCCTGACCGGCGGATTGACGATGTGCTTGACGAGGTACTGGAACTGTTTATTGAACTGGAAGCAAACGACGAGCAGCTCGATTTTCCTGTCGTATACGCTTCGGCCCGCGCAGGTGTGGCCAAGCTCAATATGGAAGACGAAGGCGCCAATTTGGAACCGTTGTTTGATCTTTTAGTCAAGACCATTCCTGCCCCTACCGGTGATATCGACGGTCCTCTGCAGATTATGGTGACAACGCTGGATTATGATGACTATGTGGGACGCATCGCCATCGGGCGCGTTATGCGGGGACGTGTTGCCAGCGGGCAAACGGTATCGCTGATTAACGGCGATACAGAAAAGAAAGCCAAAATTGGCCGGTTATATGTGTATGAGGGGCTTAAGCGGTTGGAGGTGAAAGAGGCGGCGCTGGGAGATATAGTTGCCATTACCGGCCTGGAAGGAGTGAACATCGGCGACACCATCGCCGACCCCGAATGTCCGGAAGCGTTGCCCTCCATCAGTATTGACGAACCGACCTTGGCCATGATGTTCAGTGTCAATACCAGTCCCTTTGCCGGCAAGGAAGGCCAGTTCGTTACTTCCCGCCATCTGCGGGACCGCTTGTTCCGCGAGGCCGAGACCAATGTCAGTCTGCGGGTAGCGGAAACAGACAGCCCCGATACCTTTGAAGTAGCCGGCCGGGGAGAACTGCATCTTTCCATCTTAATTGAGACGATGCGGCGGGAAGGCTACGAATTTCAGGTAGGCAAACCAAAAGTTATATATAAAACCATCAACGGACAGCTTTGTGAGCCGATGGAGTTTTTAACCATTGACGTACCACAGGAGTACATGGGCCCGGTCATGGAAGCGCTAGGTACAAGAAGGGCGGAACTTGTCAACATGGTCGAACTGGCCGGCTATCTCCGCATGGAATTTGTCATTCCGGCCCGGGGCCTGATTGGTTTTCGTTCAGAACTTTTAACTAATACTAAGGGCCATGGCATTATGCACCATGTTTTTCACGGCTATGCTCCGTATAAAGGCGATATACCGGGGCGGACACGGGGTGCACTGGTAGCCTTTGAAGACGGGGAAACGACCGCCTACGGCATATACAGTCTCCAAGACCGCGGCGTAATGTTCGTTGTTCCCGGTCAAGCCGTGTACCAGGGGATGATTGTGGGGGAAAACGCGCGGGAAATGGATATGGACGTCAACCCGTGTAAAAAGAAGCATGTTACCAATATGCGTTCCAGTTCGGCCGATGAGGCCATCCGTCTGACGCCGCCGCGGATCCTCAGCCTGGAGCAGGCCTTAGAATATATCAATGATGACGAATTGGTTGAAGTTACACCCCAAAATATTCGTTTACGCAAAGTTATTCTGGACCGGCATGAGCGGGCAAAGGCACGGAAAAACAGCGGTTTGGGAGCCTAA
- a CDS encoding MBL fold metallo-hydrolase RNA specificity domain-containing protein, giving the protein MRLTFLGAAMMVTGSSYLIETGEEKFLVDCGMFQGSKAISAFNRRDFPYNPAEIDYVLLTHAHIDHSGLLPKLCKAGFKGPIYATKVTTELCGIMLPDSAHIQEFDAEIENRKGKRAGRKPVEPLYTVPDAYDCLKQFSAVSYDKEISLSPNVRVRFRDAGHILGSAMVEIWITEQGQTTKLVFSGDLGQPDQPILKDPVTISDADYVIVESTYGNRRHERYDREEALAQIVNETIGRGGNIVIPAFAVGRTQTILYYLHKLLKAGKIPDVPVFIDSPLAISATDIFLHNPQEYDNEAYDLYCRQRDNPLRLPQLVFTRTAEESKAINNLEKPAIIISASGMADAGRILHHLKHNLWRPEASVLLVGYQAQGSLGRRLLDGAKRVKILGEEISVKAKIYNLDGFSAHADQEQLLTWLSHFENKPAQVFVVHGERDTSEPFATLIAERLGFAATIPGYGDAAVIAGREWQLEKSQLITIDPALQQFHDYLTRLESVYAAYRLRLERMVAADAGKLPEIVRRLEKINAFVQKTLGDL; this is encoded by the coding sequence GTGCGCCTGACGTTTTTAGGGGCGGCCATGATGGTCACCGGCTCGTCTTACCTTATTGAGACGGGAGAAGAAAAGTTTCTCGTTGATTGCGGCATGTTTCAGGGATCTAAGGCCATTAGCGCTTTTAATCGCCGCGATTTTCCCTATAATCCCGCCGAAATCGACTATGTGCTCTTGACCCATGCCCATATCGACCATAGTGGGCTGCTACCTAAACTATGTAAAGCCGGATTTAAAGGCCCTATTTACGCTACTAAAGTAACGACGGAACTATGCGGCATTATGCTGCCTGATAGCGCTCATATCCAGGAGTTTGACGCCGAAATTGAAAACCGCAAAGGTAAGCGGGCGGGGCGCAAGCCGGTAGAGCCGCTATATACCGTACCTGATGCCTATGACTGTCTAAAACAATTTTCCGCTGTTTCCTACGATAAGGAGATCAGCCTGTCGCCCAATGTGCGGGTACGGTTTCGTGACGCTGGGCATATTCTAGGGTCGGCGATGGTTGAAATTTGGATCACGGAGCAAGGACAAACGACGAAACTCGTTTTTTCCGGCGACCTAGGCCAGCCTGACCAGCCAATTCTTAAGGATCCTGTCACCATCAGCGACGCCGATTATGTCATAGTCGAGTCAACCTATGGTAACCGCCGGCATGAGCGCTATGACCGGGAAGAGGCGTTAGCGCAAATTGTTAACGAAACGATCGGTCGCGGCGGCAATATTGTTATTCCCGCTTTTGCCGTTGGGCGTACTCAGACCATATTATATTACCTGCATAAGCTGTTAAAGGCCGGCAAGATACCAGATGTACCGGTTTTTATCGACAGTCCGCTGGCTATTTCGGCCACTGACATTTTTTTACACAACCCGCAGGAATATGACAATGAAGCCTATGACCTGTACTGCCGGCAGCGCGATAATCCGCTGCGGCTGCCGCAGCTGGTCTTCACTCGGACTGCCGAAGAATCAAAAGCGATCAATAATCTTGAGAAGCCAGCCATTATTATCTCAGCCAGCGGCATGGCGGACGCGGGCCGCATCCTTCACCATCTCAAACATAATTTATGGCGGCCGGAAGCCAGTGTCCTACTGGTAGGCTATCAGGCCCAGGGCAGCTTGGGGCGAAGACTGCTGGACGGCGCCAAACGGGTAAAGATTCTCGGCGAAGAAATCAGTGTAAAAGCCAAAATTTATAACCTTGACGGTTTTTCGGCCCATGCTGACCAAGAGCAGCTATTAACTTGGTTGTCCCACTTTGAGAACAAGCCAGCCCAGGTTTTTGTCGTCCACGGTGAGCGTGACACGTCCGAGCCTTTTGCGACGCTCATTGCCGAAAGACTGGGATTTGCGGCTACTATCCCGGGTTATGGGGATGCGGCCGTCATAGCCGGCCGAGAATGGCAGTTGGAAAAATCGCAGCTTATTACGATCGACCCTGCCTTACAACAGTTTCACGACTACCTTACCCGGCTGGAAAGCGTTTATGCCGCCTATCGTTTGCGTTTGGAACGGATGGTGGCGGCCGACGCCGGCAAACTACCGGAAATTGTTCGGCGGCTGGAGAAAATCAATGCTTTTGTGCAAAAAACGCTGGGTGATTTATAA
- the murB gene encoding UDP-N-acetylmuramate dehydrogenase — MLNDNERQEFLNKLKDIASADRVRTDEPMTQHTTFRIGGPADFFFVPASTGEVAAALALAAKFGVPVTVLGNGSNVLVLDKGIRGLVIKFDEHMGYIRHTGAHIYAGAGASLGDVSRYAACQGLTGMEFAVGIPGSVGGAVFMNAGAYDGEMGQVVCAVIAVCPDGTLKRFTNADIDFGYRHSVFQENKCVICEVELALKVGSTAEISRKMDEYTNRREAKQPVEMPSAGSTFKRPPGYYAGTLIEQTGLKGLRIGGAQVSDKHAGFIINAGGATAQDVLALIREVQRRVHEKFNVQLQPEVRIIGEE; from the coding sequence TTGTTAAACGATAACGAGCGTCAGGAATTTCTAAACAAGCTTAAAGATATAGCCAGCGCCGACCGGGTGCGAACAGACGAACCCATGACGCAGCACACTACTTTCCGTATTGGCGGACCGGCCGACTTTTTCTTTGTACCGGCATCGACCGGCGAGGTGGCGGCAGCCCTGGCCCTTGCGGCCAAGTTTGGCGTGCCGGTGACCGTATTAGGCAATGGGTCCAATGTGCTCGTATTGGATAAAGGAATTCGGGGCTTAGTCATCAAGTTTGATGAGCACATGGGTTATATCCGCCATACAGGGGCGCATATTTATGCCGGTGCCGGCGCCTCCCTGGGTGACGTGTCCCGCTACGCCGCCTGTCAGGGCCTGACCGGCATGGAATTTGCCGTCGGTATTCCGGGCAGTGTAGGCGGCGCGGTCTTTATGAATGCCGGTGCTTACGACGGGGAAATGGGACAGGTTGTGTGCGCTGTAATCGCGGTTTGTCCTGACGGCACTTTAAAGCGGTTTACCAACGCCGATATAGACTTCGGTTACCGGCATAGCGTGTTTCAGGAAAACAAATGCGTCATTTGCGAGGTTGAACTGGCGTTAAAGGTAGGCAGTACCGCTGAAATCAGCCGTAAAATGGACGAATACACCAACCGCCGGGAGGCCAAACAGCCGGTGGAAATGCCCAGTGCCGGCAGCACCTTTAAGCGGCCGCCAGGCTATTATGCCGGGACGTTGATTGAGCAGACCGGATTGAAAGGCCTGCGGATCGGTGGCGCCCAAGTTTCCGACAAACACGCCGGCTTTATCATAAACGCCGGCGGAGCAACGGCCCAAGACGTACTGGCTCTTATCAGGGAAGTGCAGCGGCGGGTGCACGAGAAGTTTAATGTCCAACTTCAGCCAGAGGTCCGGATTATCGGTGAGGAATGA
- a CDS encoding YlbF family regulator has protein sequence MLVYDKTHELARALKHSDEYRALLAAQQAIAADEQTLKMVKEFLAKQMEVEYEALAGKGEDKARAEQLQKLYELLMLNSKAKDFIQAYFRFQRMMADVYKIIGEAVAEGLDFFVKR, from the coding sequence ATGCTTGTTTACGACAAAACCCATGAGCTCGCCCGCGCCCTTAAACACTCGGACGAATATCGCGCTTTGCTTGCTGCCCAACAAGCAATTGCTGCCGACGAGCAGACGCTCAAAATGGTAAAGGAATTTTTGGCTAAGCAGATGGAAGTGGAATATGAGGCGCTCGCCGGTAAAGGCGAGGATAAGGCGCGTGCCGAGCAGCTCCAAAAGCTGTACGAGTTGCTGATGCTAAACAGTAAAGCCAAAGATTTTATCCAGGCATATTTTCGGTTTCAGCGGATGATGGCGGATGTCTATAAAATTATTGGCGAAGCAGTCGCCGAAGGGCTGGATTTTTTTGTTAAACGATAA
- a CDS encoding TIM barrel protein — protein sequence MYAQFGPAGNPDAFYQAGYKASVDMPQWLAGLGLTAYEYQCSRGVTIRPETAAAIGRQAAEYNIKLSIHAPYYINLATEDAQIAANTKKHLLKALEAAQWMGADRVVFHPGGPGRQERRRAMEQVKRLFADILAEAERQGLNSVLLAPETMGKQNQLGTLDEVLELCRMAKWVVPAVDFGHLHAVTGGQYATREEFAAVFDKVAAELGEEVAANLHIHFSRIEFTKAGEKKHWTFDDPFGPPYEPLLEVIAERRYTPRLICESAGTQARDAKIMQEFYFHRLNNW from the coding sequence TTGTACGCGCAATTTGGTCCGGCTGGCAACCCGGATGCTTTTTACCAGGCAGGTTATAAAGCTTCGGTCGATATGCCGCAGTGGCTGGCCGGTCTTGGTCTTACCGCCTATGAATATCAGTGCAGCCGGGGAGTAACCATCCGGCCGGAAACGGCAGCGGCGATCGGCCGACAGGCGGCGGAGTATAATATTAAACTCAGCATCCATGCGCCATACTATATCAACTTGGCAACCGAGGACGCCCAAATAGCCGCCAATACCAAAAAGCACCTGCTAAAAGCGCTGGAAGCGGCCCAGTGGATGGGCGCCGACCGGGTGGTGTTCCACCCCGGCGGGCCGGGCCGGCAGGAACGGCGACGAGCGATGGAACAGGTCAAGCGGCTGTTCGCCGATATATTAGCCGAGGCCGAACGGCAGGGACTTAATTCCGTGTTGCTTGCGCCGGAAACGATGGGTAAACAGAACCAGCTTGGGACGCTGGACGAAGTGTTGGAGTTATGCCGTATGGCAAAATGGGTGGTGCCGGCGGTTGACTTTGGCCATTTGCATGCCGTTACCGGCGGACAGTATGCTACCCGTGAGGAATTTGCCGCCGTGTTTGACAAAGTAGCGGCTGAATTAGGGGAGGAAGTGGCGGCCAACTTGCATATCCATTTTAGCAGGATTGAGTTTACAAAGGCCGGGGAGAAAAAACACTGGACCTTTGATGACCCCTTCGGGCCGCCCTATGAACCGCTGCTAGAGGTAATTGCCGAGCGGCGCTATACGCCGCGCCTTATCTGTGAATCGGCAGGGACACAGGCCCGGGATGCCAAAATCATGCAGGAATTCTATTTTCATCGCTTGAATAATTGGTAA
- the trmL gene encoding tRNA (uridine(34)/cytosine(34)/5-carboxymethylaminomethyluridine(34)-2'-O)-methyltransferase TrmL, which produces MHIVLVEPEIPGNTGNIARLCAATCCELHLVKPLGFSTDDRHLKRAGLDYWHLVKVHYHENFQEVADRYAGHNFYFNTTKAHKRYTDIRYNVGDVLVFGKETAGLPEELLRAHLPNCIRIPMLEDARSLNLSNAVAVVAYEALRQLGFPGLR; this is translated from the coding sequence TTGCATATTGTCCTGGTTGAACCGGAGATACCCGGCAATACGGGCAATATCGCGCGCCTCTGCGCTGCTACTTGCTGTGAACTTCATTTAGTAAAACCGCTTGGTTTTTCAACCGATGACCGTCATTTGAAGCGGGCGGGACTCGACTATTGGCATCTGGTGAAGGTGCATTATCACGAAAACTTTCAGGAAGTAGCCGACCGCTATGCCGGTCACAATTTCTATTTCAATACTACCAAAGCCCATAAGCGTTATACCGATATCCGCTATAACGTCGGTGATGTGCTTGTTTTCGGCAAAGAGACGGCCGGTCTTCCCGAGGAGCTTTTACGCGCCCACTTGCCTAATTGCATTCGTATTCCCATGCTCGAGGATGCCCGATCGCTCAATCTTTCCAACGCCGTAGCCGTCGTTGCTTATGAGGCGCTGCGTCAGCTTGGTTTTCCGGGGCTGCGCTGA
- a CDS encoding sodium:solute symporter family protein: MNHYLMAIVFYAVLLILTGFIVTRYVKGAADFFVAGRQLGPGLLFTTLIAANIGAGSTVGVTGIAYQHGLSAWWWIGTSAVGSLVLAYFVGPQIWQVAQKYNLYTLGDYLDMRYSRYFRGLIALMMAVGTLALFAGQLIGIAWILGVVAGVGKTMGIIIGAMVTTLYFAAGGLLSAVIVNILEVAVIFAGFVIAAPYAMNFVGGFSGLEKLIAQNAGSAEAARYFRWDGIGLTTIIGYFLMLTPSFFISPGLIGKVYGAKDIEAVKSGTAWNAIVQFGFAFLPALLGMCAYAVFPNLSQRELALPVAMKELMPFWVSALALAAIFAAEVSTADAVLYMLATSFTKDLYKTFINPNIPDASLLKAGRIVSLVSGLLGVGMALLLPNIITALSIFYSLMAASLTAPLLFGLFSARPTTTAAFVSAIVGVATTVVLHFGNHGKGLWILNAQSTGILAAIVVMIVLMYVAPTKKPAPGRS, translated from the coding sequence ATGAACCATTACTTAATGGCAATCGTTTTTTATGCCGTGCTACTCATCCTGACCGGGTTTATCGTTACCCGGTATGTCAAAGGAGCAGCCGACTTTTTCGTGGCCGGGCGCCAATTAGGCCCGGGACTATTGTTTACAACACTGATTGCCGCCAATATTGGCGCCGGTTCGACGGTAGGCGTAACAGGCATTGCTTATCAACACGGCCTTTCGGCCTGGTGGTGGATCGGCACGTCGGCCGTAGGCTCGTTAGTTTTAGCCTATTTTGTCGGGCCGCAAATCTGGCAAGTGGCGCAAAAATATAACTTGTATACCCTCGGCGACTATTTGGATATGCGTTATTCACGTTATTTTCGCGGCCTTATTGCGCTAATGATGGCGGTGGGAACGCTTGCTCTTTTTGCCGGTCAGTTGATCGGCATCGCCTGGATTTTGGGGGTAGTCGCCGGCGTGGGCAAGACGATGGGAATAATCATCGGCGCGATGGTTACAACCTTGTATTTTGCCGCCGGCGGCCTCCTCTCCGCGGTAATTGTCAATATTCTTGAGGTTGCCGTGATTTTTGCCGGGTTTGTTATTGCCGCGCCATATGCAATGAATTTTGTTGGCGGTTTCAGCGGACTGGAAAAGCTCATTGCTCAAAACGCCGGAAGCGCCGAGGCTGCTCGGTACTTTCGGTGGGATGGCATAGGTCTGACGACAATTATCGGCTATTTTCTCATGCTTACGCCTTCGTTCTTTATTTCGCCGGGATTGATTGGCAAGGTTTACGGAGCGAAGGACATTGAGGCCGTGAAAAGCGGCACGGCTTGGAACGCTATTGTCCAGTTTGGTTTCGCCTTTTTACCGGCTCTGCTTGGCATGTGCGCTTACGCCGTTTTTCCGAATTTGTCGCAACGGGAGCTTGCGCTGCCGGTGGCCATGAAAGAGCTAATGCCGTTCTGGGTTTCGGCTTTGGCCCTGGCGGCCATTTTTGCCGCCGAAGTCAGCACCGCTGACGCTGTGCTTTATATGCTGGCCACTTCCTTTACCAAAGACTTATATAAGACTTTTATCAATCCCAATATTCCTGATGCCAGTTTGCTCAAAGCCGGCCGGATTGTCAGCCTGGTCTCCGGTCTCCTGGGCGTAGGCATGGCGCTACTATTGCCCAACATTATAACCGCCCTATCCATCTTTTACAGCCTGATGGCGGCTTCGTTGACGGCGCCGCTGTTATTCGGACTCTTTTCTGCCCGGCCGACGACAACGGCAGCGTTTGTTTCGGCCATTGTCGGGGTCGCAACGACCGTAGTGCTTCACTTCGGTAATCACGGCAAGGGGCTGTGGATTTTAAACGCCCAATCTACCGGCATTCTAGCGGCCATTGTTGTCATGATCGTCCTGATGTATGTTGCGCCGACGAAAAAGCCGGCGCCCGGAAGGTCTTAG
- a CDS encoding ATP-binding protein — MVKAVKRKIIKINEELCTGCGKCVAPCVEGAIEIVNGKAKVRREELCDGAGFCIGTCPTGALTLEEREAVPFDEEAVHAHKRQIADRPEFNVVMKCHMCGTTEHERPLLPIKTKGESDWVCVRCIPRLIHG; from the coding sequence ATGGTAAAAGCGGTCAAACGAAAAATTATAAAAATTAATGAAGAGCTTTGTACCGGTTGCGGCAAGTGTGTGGCGCCTTGTGTAGAAGGCGCTATCGAAATTGTTAATGGCAAAGCAAAAGTGCGGCGGGAGGAGTTATGTGACGGTGCCGGCTTTTGCATCGGCACCTGTCCTACGGGCGCACTTACTTTAGAAGAACGGGAAGCGGTGCCCTTTGACGAAGAGGCGGTACACGCCCATAAGCGGCAAATCGCCGATCGACCGGAATTCAATGTGGTAATGAAATGTCATATGTGCGGCACAACCGAGCACGAGCGGCCGCTGTTGCCGATTAAGACCAAGGGAGAAAGCGATTGGGTATGCGTGCGGTGTATTCCGCGCCTGATCCATGGCTGA